TATTTAAAGGTATTAATCGTATAACCCAAAACACTGGGTATAGTATTCTTATTATTAATATCAAAGAGAATTTGGAAAATATCAGATCAGATTTTATTGATAAAAAAAAGATTGACGGTCTTATAATTGGCAATCAACCAGAAGATACGAAAATCTTTAGAAATATAATTAATGCTAAATTACCTGTTGTTTATATAGGGCAATTAAAAAAATACAATAAAGGTCTTCATGTATATGCTCAATATAGTCAATATGTCAAAAATGTTATAGAATATCTATATAACAAGAATCATAGACATATAGCATATTTTGGTGCAAAAAAAGAAGATGAAATAAAAAAACTTATTAAACATAATGATGATATTACTTTAGAATATTATAATTTATTATTCAATAATAAACATCTACGTGAAACTATATTAGAATTATTTAATAAAAAAGAACGACCTACAGCTCTATTTTATGAAGAACTATCTGGTATACAACCCGTTATAAGTATACTCAATGAATTAAATATACGTGTACCTGAAGATATTTCTATTGTATCTGTTGAACATAAAAAAGGATTAGGAAACAATTTCTATCCACCCATTACAAATGTTTATGTACCTGTATATGAAATGGGAAAAAGAGCTACAAAAATATTAATTGATTATATTGAAGGTAATATAACTGAATATAATCATCAATTTGATCTTGAATCAATCATCATTGAAAGAAATAGTGTAATTCAGATCTAAAAAAGAGCAATTCTCTTATAAAGCTCTTTTTTTAGTACTAACTAAAAAAATTAATCCCAAAAGTTTATACCCTTTAGGATTAATTATTAATAAGATGTTTTACAGTAGAAAGCTACTGATTTATACCAGTAGCTATACCAAGGAGTAGAAATATTATTTACTGTACTTATTTTTCTTGTCTTGCATATTATTTTCATACATGTTGTTTTCCATATTGTTGTTATTCATGTTGTTGTTATCCATGTTGTTGTTATCCATGTTGTCCATATTGTTGTTGTACATATTATTTTCCATGTTGTCATTTCTCATACAGTTATTATTGTTATCCATGTTGTCCATATTATTCTCCATGTTGTTATTCATGTTTCTTGATTTATTTCTCTTTGCCATTTATAGACCTCCTTTTAAATTTACATCTTACAGTTATATTATTTGTTATTAGTTTTATTTTATACATATAAAAATAAGTTTTATTTTCATCTTTTATTAAAAAAAGGAAAAACTTGTCAAAAATATATTTGTTTAAAATTTAAAATTTGATATAATAATCTAGAATAAACTTTTAAAATATTTACTGGAAAGAGGTTTATTGATTATGGAATATAAAATAAACAGAATAAGTATCCATGATGTTGAAATAGGTATGGAACTTGCTAATGATGTCCTAACATCTAATGGCTTAATACTTATACCAACTAATACTGTTATTACTCAAAACAATATCTTTAAAATGAATTTATATCAAATATTAAGTGTAGATATTAAAAAATATATTACACCAAAAGAAAATAATATTGATACTGATGTCGAAGATAGAGATTTCACTCAAAAATTTTTAGAATTCAAAACCAACTACGATAACAATAAACAAAAATTAACTAAACAATTAAACCAAATCAGTGAAGGTGGAAATGTTAATATAAAAGATTTGTTTAGAATAAGTAATGATTTAATGAAAGCTCTAAAAAACAAAAGTGAACTATTCAATTATCTTAATCATTTAAGAAGTATAGATGAATATACATATTCCCATTCATTGAATGTGTCTATGCTTTGCAATATATTTGGGCAATGGCTTCATCTTGATAGGCAGCATATAGAAAATTTGACTGTTGCTGGACTTCTTCATGATATAGGAAAATTATCAATTGATGTCAAAATCATTAATAAACCTGGAAAATTGACTGAAGATGAATTTGCTATCATAGAAAAACATCCTGAAATAGGTTATGATATCGTTAAAAACCTAGATTACCCTGAAGAAATAAAAATGGGCATATTAATGCATCATGAAAAAATTGATGGTTCAGGGTATCCATTACATCTAAAAGATACACAGATACATGAATATGGTAAAATAATTGCTATTGCTGATATTTATGACGCTATGACATCTGTTCGTTCCTATCATAAAAAAACTTCACCATTTAAGGTTATTAGACTATTTGAAAGAGAATCTTATGGTTTGCTGGATACTAAATTTTTATTCGTGTTCTTAGAACACATTGCTTATAATTATCTACATAGAACTGTCAGATTATCTAATGGAGAAGTTGGTAAGATCATTTTCATTCATAAAACTACTCCATCAAAACCTATTGTTGATGTAGGAACTGCTATAATAGATATGCAAGATGAAACAGATTTAGATATCGAGGAAATAATGTAAGGTAATTCCTTTAAAATACACCATTTATTATATGAATACTTCTTATAAAACATTTTTTTATTATTTTTTTAATAGAAATTTAATTTTTTTGTTGAAATTATATAAAATATATACTATAATGTGAATATATGATTGTGTTGTTTACCCTTCTTTTTAAGGAGCGATACATATCATATACACTATATAACCCCTTATTAATTATTTATACTCCCCTCATCAAAATAACCACATGGTAACATGTGGTTATTTTATTGCACTAAATTCCTTAAAATACCTGTATTTCCTTTATATATATAATCTTCAACTTAAAATATTATATTAATTATACATTGAGGTAATTAATAAATATACATTACCATTGCACTTAATAATTTTTTTATATTTAGTTAATCCTTTTTTTATTTAAGTAATATTTTTGTAATATTACCTATTCTTCCCATGCCATTGCTCTAGTAACTGCTTTTTTCCAACCTTTGTATTTCTCATCTCTTGTTTCACTGTCAATAGTTGGTTTAAATATTCTATTAATGTCTTTTTCCTTATTTAACTCATCTTTATCCCAAAAACCGACAGCTATCCCAGCTAAATATGCAGCACCTAAAGCAGTGGTCTCTATTACTCTTGGTCTCTCAACAACTACACCTAACATATCTGCTTGGAACTGTAATAGGAAATTATTAGCTGATGCTCCCCCATCTACTTTTAATCTTTCTAGACTTATTCCCGAATCCTCTACCATTGCATTAATTACATCTTTAGATTGATAACCTATAGATTCAAGTGTAGCTCTTATTATATGATTTCTATTAGTTCCTCTAGTTAAGCCTAGTATGGCACCTCTTGCATACATATCCCAATAAGGAGCTCCCAATCCTGCAAATGCTGGTACAACATAAACACCTCCAGAATCTTTTTCTTTCATAGCAAAATACTCACTTTCATCAGATGAGAATATTAATCTCATTTCATCTCTTAACCATTGAATTGAAGCACCAGCAATAAAAATACTACCTTCTAAAGCATATTCCACTCTACCATCTATTCCCCAAGCAATAGTTGTCAACAACCCATTCTTAGAGTTGATTATCTTATCACCAGTATTCATTAAAATAAAACTACCGGTTCCATATGTATTTTTCACCATTCCTGGCTTAAAACAGCCTTGACCGAATAACGCTGCCTGTTGGTCTCCTGCTGCTCCTGCAATAGGTATTCGAGCCCCTCCTAAAGTTTTTTCATGTGTATATCCATATATACTGCTAGATGGTTTTACTTTTGGCATCATTGAAAGAGGAATTTCCAACTCATCAAGTATCTTTTTATCCCAATCAAGTTCTTTAATATTAAACAGCATAGTCCTAGATGCATTGGAATACTCTGTAACATGAACTTCTCCTCTTGTCATATTCCAGATCAACCATGTATCCATAGTTCCAAAAAGCAATTCTCCTTTTTCAGCTTTATCTCTTGCACCTTCTACATTATCTAGAATCCATTTGATTTTAGTTCCTGAGAAATATGCATCTATTATTAGTCCTGTATTTTCTTTAATGTAATCTTCTAATCCTCTATTCTTAAGATCCTCACATATATCTGCAGTTTGTCTTGATTGCCATACTATAGCATTATATATGGGTTTACCAGTATTTTTATCCCAAACAACTGTAGTTTCTCTTTGATTAGTTATACCTATGGCTACAACTTCATTAACATTTACCCCTGCTGTCTCCAAAACTTCTCTCATTACTCCACTTTGAGTACCCCATATCTCCATTGCATCATGTTCCACCCAACCTGGCTTTGGATAGATTTGACTAAATTCCTTCTGAGCTATCTCTACTATATCTCCATTTCTATTAAATAGTATTGCTCTACAACTAGTCGTTCCTTGGTCAAGTGCCATTATATATTTCTTCTCCATAAAAAAACCTCCTAATAATTTTGCTATATATTTTTTCTAAGATGCTCATTATATAGTTATTTTTATTTTAAGTAATATTTACTTAAATATCATATGAAATAATTCAACAAACCAACTGCATCTTTCTTGTAAATATTATACTATATTAACAAATTATTTCATAGGTTTTTTAAGGTATATAGTTGACAACTTCTAATGAATATAATATATTATTACTATACTTTATTAGATATTTATCTAAACATTTAATGAAAGGCTTAAATATAACAGGAGTGATTTAATGAACGAAGTATTTAAAGCATTATCTGATCCTACAAGAAGGAAAATATTAGAATTTTTATATGAAAAGGATATGACTGCTGGTGATATCGCTGATTGTTTCAATATAAGTAAACCATCCATAAGCCATCATTTAAATATTTTAAAAAATTCAAAATTAGTTTTTACTGAACGACGAGGTCAAAAAATAATTTATTCATTGAATACGACATCATTTCAATCGATAATAAAATGGATATATGATTTTACTGGAAAGGACGATACTAAATGAAAAAAAATAGACTAGCACTCATCTTGTGTATCATATCATTCGTAGGTACTATTATTGCATATTTCTATTTGCCTGATGTGATTCCAATACATTGGGGCATTGATGGAAAAGTGGATAATACCGGTCCAAAATATATGTCAATCATATTAAGTTTAATACCTCTAGCTATTTATTTATTAATGAATACATTGCCTAGAATTGATCCGAAACGTGAAAACTATAGAAAACATTCTCGAGCTTATAATATTTTTTCATTTTATATTGTATTATTCTTGATTATAATCAACTGGCTAACAATTCTATTTGCATTAGGTGTGAAAATTGATATTGGATTATTAATTCCAATTCTAGTAGGTATTTTATTTATTATTATTGGCAATTATATGCCACAGTTTCGACATAACTATTTTATTGGCATAAGAACACCTTGGACTCTTGCAGATGACAACATTTGGAAGAAAACACATTTTTATGGTGGATATGTATTTATCATAATAGGTATATTAGTTATGTTAATGGGAATTATATCAAAACCATTTATGCTCTATCTCGGTATGATTATTTCAGTTATATTAATCCTTTCTTTATTTGTTTATTCTTATGTGATTTACAAAAAAACGATTACAAAATAAATTATCATATAAATATTTTAAAATAAATTTCTATTTTTTAACAATTAATAAAAGGAAAAAGGTTCTAGTAGCCTTTTTCCTTTTATCTATCAAAAATATTTTTTGTGGTTTTTTTTGTTTGTTTATTTAAAGTTTATTAGCATATATTATTTATATAGAAAAAAATTAAAAGGATGAATTAGATGACTGACATAATAAGCGAATCAGAACTAGAAACCAAACTTAATGAATTTAGGGATATACTTCTTAACTACGATTACTCTGAAATTGAAAATGTAATATTTTATGATATCAACTCATTAAATTATTATATTGAAAATAACAAAGGAAATCCTTTTGAAAAACAATACGATGCAATCGAAAAAATATTGAACAGTATTTATCAATACTTGCCATGTAGTCTGTCAGATGATACTATTAATGTAATATCTGAAATACTTAATGTTAAATACCAAGATGAAAGTCTCATGAAACAAAACGTGTTATTTAACGTTAAGCTGGAATTTATTGAAATGGTAAAAAATATAACTACAGAAGATGAATGGAATAGACTTGTTATTTCATGTAAAAAAATTAGAAATACGAAAGAAGAACTTGAAAGGAATGAAAAGAATTATGAGTATTTGGGGAGATAAACCCTATTATTCATTAAATTACTATTTAAGAGAATTATATGGTGAAAAAATATATAAAATTGCTATTGACGGAGGTTTTACATGTCCCAATAGAGATGGTAAGATCGGTACTAAGGGTTGTATTTTCTGCAGTGAAGGTGGCTCAGGAGACTTTGCTTCCTCCAAGACACTGTCAATATACGACCAAATAGAACAAGGGAAAAAAAGATTATCTTCCAAAAAAACAGGAAATAAATATATTGCTTACTTTCAAGCATATACTAATACTTATGCACCTGTAGATCGTTTAAAGGCACTTTTTAGCCAAGCAATTTCACATCCTGATATAATAGGTCTATCTATAGCTACAAGGCCAGATTGTTTAGATGATGATGTTGTAAAACTATTATCACACATTAACAAAAATAAAAAGGTATGGATTGAACTAGGTCTACAGACAATCCATACCTCTTCTGCAGCTTTCATACGAAGAGGTTATGACTTAAGTTGTTTTAATACTGCTGTAGAAAAGCTTAGTGATGCCGGACTAGAAACAATAGTACATCTTATATTAGGACTCCCAAATGAAACAAAAGAAGACATGCTACAATCAGTTAAATACATCTGTACTAAAAAAATACAGGGTGTTAAATTGCAACTGTTACATATTCTTAAAAATACAGGTCTAGCGGATTATTATGCTAAGAATAATTATGAAACATTAACTATGGATGAATATATGGATATATTAATATCATGTATAGAAATCATTCCCCCTAATATAGTTATACATCGTATAACTGGAGATGGACCTAAAAATTTATTGATAGCACCACGTTGGAGCAGTAACAAAAAAGTAGTACTAAATACAATTCTAAAAGAATTTAAAGCCCGTAACACATGGCAAGGAAAGAAATCAGATTATGTTTAACTTTATTAATATAAATTACCTACTTGTTTATTTTTGAATTTTAATATACAATAGTTGTTAATATATAAAGTGTATAAGTAGATAATAACCACTATATGTTGTGGTTACTACTTATATATTTATTATAAATTAGAACTGTTAAGGAGGTTTTTATGAAAGGTTCAAATCATGAATTAAGTGTAAACAAATTAATTATTCTCTATATGATTGATAAATTAGACATGCCTATGTCATATACTCAGATTTCAGAATTTTTATTAGCTCATGAATATATGAACTATTTTTCACTACAACAATATTTTTCTGAACTAGTTGAAACCAACTTATTAGTCACTAAAGTTATAGATCATTCAACTAGGTACTCAATTACAGAAAACGGTAAAAAAACATTAGAATATTTTGAAAATAGAATACCAGAAAGTATTTGTACTGAAATACTTAACTACCTAAAAGATAAAAAATTAGAATTGAAAGATGAATATGAAATAACAGCTGAATATTATCCCAAAAAAAACGGTGAATATATAGTTAATTGTGTAGCCAAAGAAAAAAAAGATTTATTATTGGATATTAAGATCAATGTAGTATCTAAAGATCATGCTCTTAAAATATGTGAAAATTGGAAAGAAAACACTCATACGATTTATGGGAAAATATTAGAAGAGTTGATTAAAGCGTAGCGGCATATACTTGTTTTTTCTTGCCTTACTCCTTAAGGATCGGTCTGCGAAAAAACAAGTATATGCCGCTTTCCCGGAAATAAAATTAAGTTACTTAGATGATAATGCTTACGGTACGTTATATCATTATGACTTGTCCCTATACCACTACAATTATATTTTAAGTTACTTCTATAATATAATTACAGCACATTATTTTTTACGTTAATTGTACTACGGAAGGAAGTAAAGGGGTATGTGTAGTCGCGAGCCATGGACGGCGAGCCCAGCTATTTAAACATGGACGTTTAATTTGCTAGCGTAACATACCCCTTTACTTCCTGACCGTCTTGCACGTTATATCGTTATAACTCCCTATACCATTACAATAAAATTTTAATATTAATTAGTTAATTATCGCTATCTATAATACTATCTAACATCTCCCACAATTCATCTTTCCCCTGTTTAGTAGTAGCTGAAAAAGGAACAATTCTATTACGGTCTTTTATATTAAAAGCTTTTTTTATTACACTTACGTGCTTATCTACTTGGCTTCTCTTTAGTTTATCCAATTTTGTTGCAATAACAATAGGAGCAAAACCATTGTAGACTATCCAATCATAGAGCATTTTATCATTGTTGTTGGGTTCATGCCTTATATCTACTAATAGTAGAATCTGTTTTAATTGTTGTCTTTCATAGAGATAACTCTCAATAAATTTACCCCAGCGTTCTCGTTCTTGTTTTGAAACTTTTGCGTAGCCGTATCCTGGTAAATCAACAAAATATAGCTTATCTTCAACATTGTAGAAATTTATTGTTTGTGTTTTTCCTGGTTGTGAAGAAGTTCTTGCATAGGACTTTCTGTTAATCAGGGCATTAATCAATGATGATTTACCTACATTGGATTTACCTGCAAAAGCTATTTCTAATAGATTAGTATCAGGAAATTGTGAAGCACTACCTGATACAACTTCTAGGTTTACGTTGTTTACGATCATATTATCTCCTGCCTCTTTAATTCGTATTTATTATGGCTTCTTCTATAACTTCATCCATGTTAGTAACATATATGATTTCAAGTCCATTAGTAATCTCTCTATCAACTTCAGATATGTTCTTGGTATTATCTTTTGGTATTAGTACTTTTTTAATACCTGCTCTTTTTGCAGCTAATAATTTTTCTTTTAATCCACCGATTGGAAGTACTCTTCCTCGTAATGTTATTTCTCCTGTCATAGCGACGTCATTTTTTACAGGTTTATTAGTTAGAGCTGAAATCATAGCAGTTGCCATAGTAATACCTGCTGATGGACCATCTTTTGGAACCGCACCCTCTGGAATATGAATATGGATATCAATATTTTTATGAAAATCTTCATCTATATCCAGCTCTTTTGTCTTAGAACGAATATAACTTATACCAGCCTTAGCAGATTCTTTCATTACATCTCCTAATTGACCTGTTAATTCAAATTTTCCTGTACCCTTCATAGTATTTACTTCTATAGAAAGAGTATCTCCTCCAACAGCTGTCCAAGCTAATCCTCTAACTACACCTACTTGAGATTTATCAGCTATTCTCTCAAAAGTATATAGTGGTATACCAAGATATTTTTGAATATTTTGTTCAGTTATCTTAATATACTCTTTATCATTAACTAATACTTCTTTTGCAACCTTCCTGCATATTTCTCCAATTCTTCTTTCTAAATTTCTAACTCCAGCTTCTCTAGTATAATCATCGATAAGTGTTTTTAATGCATTTTTGCTTATCTTGAGTTGACCTTCTTTCAATCCATGCTTATTCATTTGTTTTGCAATAAGATGGTTCGTTGCAATATGAAACTTCTCATTAGCAGTATAGCTGGAAACTTCTATTAGTTCTAATCTATCTAGAAGAGGCCTAGGTATAGTTTGAATTGAATTAGCTGTTGCAATAAATAATACATCAGATAGATCAACTGGTAGTTCAATATAATGATCTCTAAATTTATTATTTTGTTCAGAATCAAGTACTTCTAATAATGCAGAGGATGGATCTCCTCGGAAATCAGAACTCATTTTGTCGATTTCATCAAAAAGCATTAACGTGTTACTAGAACCTGCTTGCTTAAGTCCATTAACTATGCGTCCTGGCATAGCTCCAATATATGTTCTTCTATGTCCTCTTATTTCAGCTTCATCTCTTACTCCTCCTAAAGAAATTCTTACGTATTTTCTATTTAAGGCTTGTGCAATAGATTTAGCTATTGAAGTCTTACCTGTACCAGGTGGTCCTACTAAACATAATATGGGACTATCAGTTTTACTTGATAACTTCCTGACTGCTAGATGTTCTAATATTCTCTCTTTAACTTTTTTCAAACCATAATGGTCTTTTTCCAGAATTTCTTCTGCTCCCTTTATATCTTTGGACTCTTTAGTTTTTTTATTCCATGGAAGTTCCAAAAGACATTCGATGTAATTTCTGACTACTACACCTTCAGAAGAACCATTAGGTATTTTTTTCATTCTTCCTATTTCTTTTTCTATCTTTTCTTTTACAATTTTTGGTGCTTTTAGGCTTTTAAGTTGCTTAGTATATTTTTCTACTTCTTCACCTAATCCGTACTTATCTCCTAATTCGCTTTGTATTACTTTTAGCTGTTCTCTAAGGAAATATTCTTTTTGATTCTTATCGATCTTTTGTTTAACTTGAATTTGAATATCCTTTTTAATTCTACTAAGTTCAATTTCACTTTTTAAAATGGATATAGTTGTTTTTAATCTTTCTACAGGATTAATTTCCCCTAATATCTTTTGCTTATTCTCAAGAGAGATACTGATATTAGCAGCGATACTATCTGCCAATTTACCCACATCTTTAATTCCTAACATATTCTTAATAGTCTCAATAGAATACTGTGGATTAACATTAGAATACTCTTCTAAACTTTCAAAAGTTATTCTTAGTAATGCCTCTTTTTCTTCTTCATTTATTTCATAATTTGTTTTTTCAATGTTCTCAACTTCTGTCATTATGAACGGCTCTTCAAAAACAAATTTATTTATTTCTCCTCTTTCTAGACCTTCTACTAAAACTCTAATTATATTACCTGGAAGTTTTATTAACTGTTTTATCTTAGAGATTGTACCTATTTTGTATAAATTATCCGTTAACGGTTCATCTTCCTTTGCATCTTTTTGAGCTACAAGAAAAATCAACTGTTGATTCGTCATCGCTTCCTCTAATGCATTTACAGATTTCTTACGATTTACATCAAAATGTATAATCATATCAGGTAAAACGTTAATGCCTCTAAGGGCTAGTAAAGGAATTTTTATCATAGTTTTTTCCATGTTTATGTAACCTCGCTCCTTAAAAGAATTTTTATCATATGAAATTCAATGCGCTTTAATAAAAAGCCCCCTACTAGGCAGGGGGTATTTTATTTATAGGAAATTTTATTCCTAAGCTGTTTCATTTTCATTTTTACGTTTAGTTCTTTTTTTAGCCACAGGCTTTTTAAGTGATTGAATATTTTCATTAACCACTAATGTTGGATTTTCATTATTATCAATTACTTCTTTTGTAATTACGCATTTTTCTATTTTATCGTTCGAAGGTATTTCAAACATAACTTCTGTCATTATTTCTTCTATTATTGCTCTAAGCCCTCTCGCCCCTGTCTTACGATCAAGAGATTTCTTAGCTATTGATGTAAGAGCATCATCATTGAATTCTAATTCCACATTATCCATACTGAAGAGTGTTTGATATTGTTTTACTAAGGAATTCTTAGGTTTTACAAGTATATCAACTAGAGCATCTTCTGTTAAATTATCAAGAGTGACATTAACAGGTATACGTCCAACAAATTCTGGAATAAGTCCAAATTTTATAAGGTCCTGTGGTAAAAGTTCTTTTAATACATGACCTATTTGTTGGTTTTTAATACTATCAACTGTAGCACCAAATCCCATTGACTTTTCACCAACACGTTGTTGTATTATCTTTTCTAAACCGTCAAAAGCACCTGCACATATAAATAGAATATTAGTAGTATCTATTTGTATAAATTCTTGATGTGGATGTTTTCTTCCACCTTGTGGAGGAACAGAAGCAATAGTTCCTTCTAAAATCTTCAATAATGCTTGTTGAACACCTTCACCACTTACATCTCTTGTAATTGATGGATTATCCGATTTTCTAGCTATCTTATCTATTTCATCAATGTATATGATTCCTTGTTCAGCCTTTTCTATATCAAAATCTGCTGCTTGAATAAGTCGTAGTAATATATTTTCAACATCTTCACCGACATAACCTGCTTCAGTTAATGAAGTAGCATCCGCTATTGCAAAAGGTACACCTAACATTTTTGCCAATGTCTGTGCCATATATGTCTTACCTGAACCTGTTGGTCCAACCATGATAATATTACTCTTCTGAAGTTCTACATCATCGTTTTTAATATCACTTCTGATTCTTTTGTAATGATTATAAACAGCTACTGCCAATGTTTTCTTAGCATCTTCTTGACCAATAACATATTCATCTAGAAATGTTTTTATTTCTAGTGGTTTTGGTATATTTTCAAGATCTTGCGCTTCTTTGTAATCTTGGAATTCTTCTTCTATAATTTCTGCACATAGTTCAATACACTCGTCACAAATATAAACGTTAGGACCTGCTATAAGTTTCCTTACTTGGTCTTGAGCTTTGTGACAAAATGAACACCTAAGTTGTTTTTTGTCTTCATATTTATTAGCCACTGCTTCACCTACTTTCGGCTATCTTTTTTCAAATACTTTGTCAATAAGACCATATTCTTTAGCAGCTTCAGCTGTTAGGAAGTTATCTCTATCAGTGTCTTTTTCTATAACTTCTAATGGCTGACCAGTTCTTTCGCTTAGTATTTGATTAAGTTTTTCTCTTATTGCAATTATTCTATCTGCGTGTATTTTAATATCAACAGCTTGACCTTGAGTTCCTCCAAGTGGTTGATGTATCATTATTTCTGCATTAGGCAAAGCAAATCTTTTTCCTTTAGCTCCACCTGCAAGTAAGAATGCACCCATACTAGCAGCCATACCAATACATATTGTTGAAACATCAGGTTTAATGTATTGCATAGTGTCATATATAGCCATTCCTGCTGTAATTGACCCTCCTGGACTATTTATATATACATGAATGTCTTTTTCTGGGTCTTCAGCTTCTAGGAATAATAATTGAGCTACAACTAAGCTTGCAGTTGTGTCATTTACTTCCTCGCCTAAAAAAATAATTCTTTCTTTTAAAAGTCTGGAAAAAATATCGTAAGATCTTTCTCCTCTACTTGTTTGCTCTACGACATAAGGTACTAAACTCATAATTTTTACCTCCTCTACCTTTTATCTTACGCAAATAAAGTGCTTATTATTACACTTCTTTAGCTTGTTCTGTAATGAAATCAAGTGCTTTACGATTCTTGATATCATCTTTTATTGATTCTTTTTCTTCTTCGCCAACAGTCTCTTTTATCTTTTCAATTTCCATTTTATAAGCTTCTGCCATTTTCTTTAATTCTTCGTCTAATTCTTCATCTGTAGCTTGAATATTTTCTGCTTTAGCGATTGCTTCTAATACTAATCTAGATTTTATTCTCTTTTCTGCATCAGTTTTCATAGTATCTTTTAATGTCGCCATATTCTGTCCAGTAAAACCAAAGTATTGTTCTAGAGATAATCCTTGATATTGTAATCTTGTAGCAAAATCTTGAGTCATATTTTCTGCTTGTAAATCAATCATAGGATCTGCTATTTCCATACTAGCGTTCTCGATAACTTTTTGAAGAACATCTTCTTGTTTTTTAGATTTTGCTGCATTTTCTTTTTGCTCTAAAAGTTTTGCCTTAACATCTTGTTTATATTCATCAAGTGTGTCAAATTCAGATACGTCTTTAGCAAATTCATCATCTACTTCTGGTAATTCCTTGAATTTGATTTCTTTAATATTAACTTTAAACAATGCAGGTTTTCCTTGTAAATCTTCTTGTTGATAATCTTCTGGAAAATTCACATTAATTTCTATGT
The sequence above is a segment of the Vallitalea longa genome. Coding sequences within it:
- a CDS encoding LacI family DNA-binding transcriptional regulator: MANTIYDVANLAGVSTATVSRVINKIGNVSPKTETKVKSAMEKLNFTPNSLAQSFATMKSKTIGFNISLTVSDEMRDYYIDSDYFTELFKGINRITQNTGYSILIINIKENLENIRSDFIDKKKIDGLIIGNQPEDTKIFRNIINAKLPVVYIGQLKKYNKGLHVYAQYSQYVKNVIEYLYNKNHRHIAYFGAKKEDEIKKLIKHNDDITLEYYNLLFNNKHLRETILELFNKKERPTALFYEELSGIQPVISILNELNIRVPEDISIVSVEHKKGLGNNFYPPITNVYVPVYEMGKRATKILIDYIEGNITEYNHQFDLESIIIERNSVIQI
- a CDS encoding SdpI family protein, which encodes MKKNRLALILCIISFVGTIIAYFYLPDVIPIHWGIDGKVDNTGPKYMSIILSLIPLAIYLLMNTLPRIDPKRENYRKHSRAYNIFSFYIVLFLIIINWLTILFALGVKIDIGLLIPILVGILFIIIGNYMPQFRHNYFIGIRTPWTLADDNIWKKTHFYGGYVFIIIGILVMLMGIISKPFMLYLGMIISVILILSLFVYSYVIYKKTITK
- the glpK gene encoding glycerol kinase GlpK; translated protein: MEKKYIMALDQGTTSCRAILFNRNGDIVEIAQKEFSQIYPKPGWVEHDAMEIWGTQSGVMREVLETAGVNVNEVVAIGITNQRETTVVWDKNTGKPIYNAIVWQSRQTADICEDLKNRGLEDYIKENTGLIIDAYFSGTKIKWILDNVEGARDKAEKGELLFGTMDTWLIWNMTRGEVHVTEYSNASRTMLFNIKELDWDKKILDELEIPLSMMPKVKPSSSIYGYTHEKTLGGARIPIAGAAGDQQAALFGQGCFKPGMVKNTYGTGSFILMNTGDKIINSKNGLLTTIAWGIDGRVEYALEGSIFIAGASIQWLRDEMRLIFSSDESEYFAMKEKDSGGVYVVPAFAGLGAPYWDMYARGAILGLTRGTNRNHIIRATLESIGYQSKDVINAMVEDSGISLERLKVDGGASANNFLLQFQADMLGVVVERPRVIETTALGAAYLAGIAVGFWDKDELNKEKDINRIFKPTIDSETRDEKYKGWKKAVTRAMAWEE
- a CDS encoding HD-GYP domain-containing protein, which codes for MEYKINRISIHDVEIGMELANDVLTSNGLILIPTNTVITQNNIFKMNLYQILSVDIKKYITPKENNIDTDVEDRDFTQKFLEFKTNYDNNKQKLTKQLNQISEGGNVNIKDLFRISNDLMKALKNKSELFNYLNHLRSIDEYTYSHSLNVSMLCNIFGQWLHLDRQHIENLTVAGLLHDIGKLSIDVKIINKPGKLTEDEFAIIEKHPEIGYDIVKNLDYPEEIKMGILMHHEKIDGSGYPLHLKDTQIHEYGKIIAIADIYDAMTSVRSYHKKTSPFKVIRLFERESYGLLDTKFLFVFLEHIAYNYLHRTVRLSNGEVGKIIFIHKTTPSKPIVDVGTAIIDMQDETDLDIEEIM
- a CDS encoding TIGR01212 family radical SAM protein (This family includes YhcC from E. coli K-12, an uncharacterized radical SAM protein.), which gives rise to MKRIMSIWGDKPYYSLNYYLRELYGEKIYKIAIDGGFTCPNRDGKIGTKGCIFCSEGGSGDFASSKTLSIYDQIEQGKKRLSSKKTGNKYIAYFQAYTNTYAPVDRLKALFSQAISHPDIIGLSIATRPDCLDDDVVKLLSHINKNKKVWIELGLQTIHTSSAAFIRRGYDLSCFNTAVEKLSDAGLETIVHLILGLPNETKEDMLQSVKYICTKKIQGVKLQLLHILKNTGLADYYAKNNYETLTMDEYMDILISCIEIIPPNIVIHRITGDGPKNLLIAPRWSSNKKVVLNTILKEFKARNTWQGKKSDYV
- a CDS encoding autorepressor SdpR family transcription factor, giving the protein MNEVFKALSDPTRRKILEFLYEKDMTAGDIADCFNISKPSISHHLNILKNSKLVFTERRGQKIIYSLNTTSFQSIIKWIYDFTGKDDTK